In Anolis carolinensis isolate JA03-04 chromosome 4, rAnoCar3.1.pri, whole genome shotgun sequence, the genomic window ACAAGGACATCAAATGCACAATCTGCTCAAATGTTCAGAAAGTAGTGGCTGCCATCTCCCGCTGCTTGGATTGCAAGGATTTTTTGTGCCAGATGTGTTCCCAGGGCCATTGCTGCTCTCGCCTTACTTTGCACCATAAGGTGGTGAACCTGGAAGAATTCCTCGCTGGGAATTATGATAGTGAGGTAAGATTCTTACAAGAGTTGTACTGCCAGAGCCACCCCCAGGAGGCGCTCCACTTCTTCTGTGACACCTGCAGCGTTCCCATCTGCAGGGATTGTCGCATGCTGGACCATTTCCAGCACAAAGTGGTCTCCATGGCTAGTGCTGTGCAGCGAGAACGGCCCTCAGTGGAGCAGCTGATTAGGAACCTTCAGGAAACCATTACTTCCATCTCTGAGCAAGAAAAGGCTGTGGAGGAAGCGATGCACAAACTGAAGGCAGAAGGGGAATGCATCAGAGATCAAATTTGCAACTACGTGGACGATATCATGACTTACATCTTTGCCCAGAAGGAGTCTGCTTTGGCTAAACTGAACGGCTTCCTGACTGGACAGATGGAACAGTTTTGCCTTTCTCAGAAGGAGTTGCAACTCCAGAAGGACAAAGCAACGAGTACTCAGGAGTTTTCTCAGCGAATTCTCTGTGTTGGAAAGGACTATGAGATCCTCTATTTGGAAGGGATGATCAGGAGTAGGGTTGAGGAGCTTCAGGCTTACAGACCGCAACAACTCCAGAGCCAGAGCCCGGAACTGTCAATTGCTTGGGATGAGCCCCAACAACTTTCTAAAGCCCCTCTTTTTAGTTTTGTGTTTCCTGGGGAACTATCCAGGGGAGATGAACCACATTTGGAGCCAGGCAATGAGTCATTTGCTTCTCTTGGTGATGAGAGTGGGGAGGTTACAGCATCTCTTTCAGATTCTGATGAAAACTCCTCAAGTGTGTCTGATTCCTCCACAGAAAGCTCCTCTTAcgccgatagccaagcaaaggcAGAGTATAATTATAGCTTTGAAGGGGATCCATCCTACACCAAAGAAAAGCCTAACATTACAGGTATTGCTGTTGTGCCACACACTGGCCAAGTTCTCCTTTTGGATCAGGCAAATGATGAGATCAAGCAgtacagctcttatggtcagttTGAAGGAGTGATTACTTTGCCCTCTTCTAATTCTGCTTTCTGTGGCATCTCTGTATGTGGTAAGAGCCTGGCCTGTTCCTCAGAGTCTCATCTTTTTTTCCTCACGCTTGATGGCCTTTTCCTACGTAAATTGCAGATGAGAGGCTCAGAATCATCCTATGCCCTGGCCTCCTACCAAGACTCTTATGTGGCTGTTAGTGAGGGGACTCTCTGTTCCATCTCTTTGTACAGCCCATCTGGCTGGTGTGTTGGCAGAGTTCAGCCAAACAATTACCATGGGGGGAAGTTTCTGTTCATTGCTGTAAGTAGCTGGGAGGAATTTGTTGTCTCAGACTTCATCAAAAAACAAATTGTGATCATGCAGAAATCTGGCCTGGTTTTGAATGTGCTGCAAACCTCGACTTCATTGCTGACCAAGCCATTCAGTGTCTGTGTTGATGAAGACCGGAACCTTTTTGTGGTTGATCAGTTCAAGGTGATACAGTTCTCTCCAGATGACGAGACTGGTAAAGTGGTGGTGGATGATCTCAGGATGTTACGAAGACCTAGAGTCCTGGCCATCAGTAATGACAACCTTATTTTAGTGAGGGAAGATGGAATCACTGATGTATATTACCTATAGGATGTTATTTGATTACCAGGAAGTGAATCAAGTGCCTGAACACACTTAACCCTCTTGATGGCAAAATGTTTGAGAGGGCCCATTCAGGTGTGTTTAGAGGACACTGGAATGGGCTTAGCTTTTTCCTAGTGTGAGAAGTCCCATCCTGAATCAGAAGCAGAGGAAACAGCTCCTACAATCAAATCAAATACTGAAAGCTTTTTAATGTGCCTAATAATGTTAGTGCCTAACCTTAGAACAGAGGTGTCATACTTGTGGTCCTCCAGGCATTTGGAACTTCCAACTCCCGGAGGTCCTAGCCAGCTTGTTTGAGGgtttggaattctgggagctgtagtccaaaacaactggagggtcaCAAATTTGACACCTCTGCCTTACAATATTGGCAGCAGAACAACATTTTCAGTGAACTTTCAATGGTGCATTCACAGAACATTTCTGATCTCATCTTTGCTTAGGCCTCTGGTGTCTGCTGCTTGAATTCTTATCTTGAATTAGGAGCCTGGCTTCTAAGGAGTAGTGGACTACATATTCTTTCAAATTTACATTCCCAGTTTCTCTGTCAATGCTGGTGATGGCAGAAGCTGCAAATATTGGGTGGGCGGGGTACAAGCTGATCTCATCTTTATTCCATGAGCCATAAAGTActcattctttttcctcctctatgTGTAAATTCCAAGCATTGGAATTGGTGTTGTGGAAATCTCAGCGCTGGCTTGGTGTTTACAGAAACTGCATACTTATGTTCCATCTCTTATGCCTGCAGTGATGATCCAGAGAAAACTGTGGCTTACTAAGGTGTTTGGTTTTAATGCGGGATGTGATGGGACTTCATAATTTAAACAATGCCTAATGGAGAGGAAATGTGTGCTGACATTTGTATTCCTTGCTGCATTCTAGacattttgttttttgaaataaGGATGTACATTTTCACACATGCGAATCTCATCTTTGCATAGTCTCTGGGTGCACATATAAATGCCACATTTCTGCAGTTCTATCCATTTCTGTTGCTTATAGATTTCTAGCTTAGCAGCTATTTCTAGCTTAGCAGctattctgattttggagttgaCTCTTCATGGGAACCTACTAAAGAGCTGAGACTACTTATGAtgccttctggacttggaaataAGAGACTTAGAATCTTATTTGGGAAGACACACAAATTAAATATCATATAAGAAGGGCTATATGTATGTCCAGCCAATGCTGAGATTACAATCTTTTTGCAGGCCATCATGGTAGAAAACTGTTTGGTGTACCTAGGGTTTCACTTGCATGCCTTGAAATGTCTTTGCAATTTTTCTTAAAGCCATGTGTGAATTTGAAGagctaaaaattatttttatctgCTATAAATTTTGTAAGGGACCTTTAGTTCTGCTTCTTCACTAGAAGTCATGCATTCCTCATCTTTCCTTTATTTCTCATCTGACTTTCTGCTTCcgtatttttcttttttacctcTCTTTTTCATTAAATTTCAGAATGCCTAATGAGTGCTGAAATGGGAAATTTGCCAGTTTAGTGttcaaaatgaagaaataaagCCCCCCTGTGTGTCACTTCATTGCACTCCATTCCTTATCAGTCTTAATATTTTTCCTAGTATTTGCATTTGATAATAATAAAGCAGAATTAATAGTTACTTTGTGGTACTTCTCATCTCAAACTCTGCTTTACCAGCAATATTTTGCACATATTTCTTTTTAATAGAATGAGGATGCCTCTCTTTAATACCTGGCATTGGTGACACTTCAGTTgtgtgtatttgttgttgtttggttttaaaaacagattttatGGAAATCCACATAAGAAACAAAACATCTGAAATCCAGTACAATGAGTTATATCTAGTTTATGCTTCCTGACCAAATAGGAACCTTCCTGCTTACATTACATAATTATAATAGAGTATTTTTCCAAAAATCAACATGAGAGGAAAGAGACAGAAACCAGCATTTTCATTTGCATGATTGGTAGACCTATACCCAGATTCATAGAATTTAGTACTCTTGGCTTTTCAGTTTATTTCTTCATTGGTATCATAGTCTAAACTCTTACCTAAACATCAAAGAAATTGATAGGGTGTTTAAGTTTTTCCAAGTAGGTGCAATTTCTAATCATTCTGCCaaacataatattttttttataaaaaagggttatttgcaGTATAGAAAATTAATAGCATTCCCTACTCTGCTGATAAACAAATTTGAGTTTAACTGTAATGTAGAAAACCTTTCCTTGTTAGTATGCCTCTAATTTGCTTTGGCTACTGTCTGGCATTGGAGCTGGCTGGACATGATTAATATTATATATGAGTGCCCTCTTATGAACAGTAAACCAGATTTTGCTGTATTTTGGTTTAGAATTATGTGTAAATACTAAGCAATCTTTCTAGTATGTGGAAAATGGCATGTTTGACTATTTGGCCTGATTTTATAAGATTACAGATAGAAAGGTGTTTGAAGCCTTGATCCTCAAAGAAAGTGTGTGAGTTTAATACAGTTTCATAATTCATGGATATTACCTGGTTTATGGGAGGACGTTAGCAGTTTGGTAAGGAAGAGCCCTGAAAAGTGCAGCAATTTGAGTTGGAGATAGGATTGAAAAAAAACCTGCCAATGTATGCTTCATTAAAGTTTCCCAATGAAATCTCTGTATTGTAGCAAAAGAGTACAAGAATTAATAGACCATCTCTCTTAATCTGGACCTTAAATTAGTTTGGCAAATAAGTAGCTGCATCTTATGTTGGCAACAAGTGAAGGAACAAAGCATTAAAATTTCTGGATTTTATTTCACACTCCTTTTTGTACACACAAATGAATTAAAAGGAGATTTAAAAGGATGAGAAGGCTGGTCAACACAATCTTTTTCTTATAACTAGCATATAGAGGCTGCCAGAGACACTTGAAAGTGAAGCATAGATATAGGTAACCTGCCTGGTGCATTGTAGTACAGCTAAGAATGAAGGGGATTGGGCAGGATTTACAGGTGCTAAGACTCCCTCCAGGTCTCTGCCAGCATAGCATTAGACATGCCTCATTCCCAGCTTCCTTGCGCCTTGATTCAAAAAAAGTTGACAGAAACTGCATTAGAAATGGAAGTAACATGTGAATGAATCTGCACAATTTGGGGTTTCTTCAGTCAGAATTGTAGATTTCATTTTAGCAAATTCAGGCATGCCTATATGTTCTTTTGTTTATTATAAGAGAAAACAATAAACAGCATCAGCCTCCGTTGTATGATCCTGGGAAATTATTCCCCTGCTTCTCTTAAATCTTTCAGTGACTCTTCCCCTATTATATCAGCTGTGGGAAACATTGCTTCTTTCACTACTTATTTGCATCAAATCCAAGTCAGAAGGAAATAATTCTTGTCTTGGTCATGAAACATAAAACCATTCCTGGTGCAAGCCATGAATTGGCTCAGACTGAATACTAGCCAAAATTACACTCGGATTCAAAAATCAAATTTAGGTCTCCTTGTCACAGGATGAGTAAGACCTGTTGATTCTGTCTAACATTTTTGCTATAGatacaaaaaaagaagagaagggagtGGATCCTATACCATTTTTAGAACAGGATCCTGATGAGGCAATTGATGCCACCTAAACATGACTGGCATACAATTGTGAATTATTGTGAAATATGTTGGACATAGGCAAATCACTTTTGGTCATTGTTGAGTCCAGATTTCTCTGCTGACTGCATCCCTCCCAAACTCACCTTAGCTGCAGTCCTGAAAGCACAGCCATTTATTGCTCAGTGGAGACCCAACAGAGAATCAGCCAGCTGTCTTCCCACAGTTGGAAAAAAGCATTTACATCAACAAATGGGACACCTGAAGAAACTGCAGAGCTTCTTGGCGATGCCTGTGAACTGTATCCCACTACAGGAAAAGAGCTGGATGTTTGTTTGTTGCCACCCCTTACTCTCTCCACCTGGAAAATGGATGTGGATGATGAACTTCAGTTGAAAAAGGTGAGTGGGTGGGAGTTAACAGGAGTCTGTTGTAGCTATATCTCCTGATGCAGGACTGTGGCTCATATGTCTAAAATTGGCCATCCATGAGCACAGGATCTTGCTGCTTTTATCAGCATTTTACAGAGTCCAGCTTCAAGCAATTTTTGGACATATGGTCACCCACTAATCTGAGTTTATTTCCCAGCTTTTGAGGAACATTTAACTAGAAATGGATGGACGTGGAAAACATACTGGCCTGTATATTTTGGACCACAGTGCTTATCACTTACCCTTGGTTATATTGTCTGTAGCTTTTAGGGGTAAAATCCTTAAGGATTTAACAAACTCAGCTATGCCTGTATGTATCGGACTCTGAAGGGTGAAAAAAACCCTTCTCCCATCTGCCCTCAAAGTAATCTTGTTCTGGGTTTAAGGCAAGCCAGTTTCTAATATACTTAGCCAATCACAATTATTTATATCTCATAGAGGTCTTGTGCATGGCAAATAGATTTTATATCCTGTATGGTAATTTATATCCTGTACTAATGTACTAATGCTTTCATTCATGCACAATGGTCATACACAGATTGATAACTGAACATGTATATGAATTCTCTTCAACTAAAATGTTCTGTAGATTTGGTTTTATGCCAGGGGCTTTTAGATCAAGATGCCTCACTCTTCCCTACTGAGCTTCTCAAATGCCAGTAATGAATAGAAATAGTATGTTCTTTGCAGTGTTGTGTGGTGTGGTTTTCAGACTGTATGACTGTGTTCTAGTAACATTTCCTCTTGacgttttacctgcatctgtggatggcatcttcagaggatgccaGCTAcatatgcaggcaaaatgtcaggagaaaatgctgctaggacaTGCCCATACAGTTCAGAAACCGCACAAcactccaatgattccagccatgaaagcctttgacattaCAGTGTGTTCTTTGCCATCCACCTCTGTATTCTGGCTAGGAAGATCAAAACAAGAATTGATTAAAACATTTCGTGTGAAACTTAGCCACTTCTCTACCTATATGTTTAGGTTCTTACGTAGTCTTTAACCTACATAATTACCAGTAGGTTATCAAGAACAGAGCTGTGTGCATTCAATGGCTCTGAAAATAATACCACACGGGCACAGTAATAGGCATTGTGAATCAAATTCAGCTTTTgttttcataaaagtgagtttCCAGATCTTTTGAATGCAATTGATAGATTCAGTAATCATAACTAGGGCTAAGTTGGATTTCTCTGAAATGAATAACATTGTATCACACTTATTTCAAATTGAAGATCCTTAATTTTTGTTATCCCAGAAACcactttaaaaaaacccccaatgaTTATTTTTCTCCCTGTGTCAAAACATCTCATAGCATTTGGTGCTGAGTTGTGCCAGCAAGCCCAGTCTTCTCCCTTGGCAGCAACCCAGCCCTGTGGAAGAAGGCCTATGATGTGACCGGGTTCACCTCAGTACCATCTGTGTGAGTGTGATGTAAAGTGCAAATGCCACTTCAGTGTCCAGCTTCAATCCCACAGGAGCCACTGTCTGTTGTTTTGAGGCTTAAATGAGATTTGCCATGCTGGAGGTAGGAGGCAGCCGCTGGTCAGCTGAGATGCGTCCAGATATCATGAAGACAGCATGGTTGTTGCCAGCATCCCGGGTCCGAGGTCCAACTGAACAGCAGGAAGTCCACATGAAATACAGGAGCACACTGAGCAGGAGGATTGCTCCAGAGGCTGTGAGCACAATGCCACTGACAAACATGCTAGCAAGGGGGCGTGGAGTTGTGTTGGTGCCCATGCTGGTGGTGGACAACACTGTGAGCACTGTGCCACACACCAGTAGCACCAGGGCCGTCAGCAGCAGCACAGCACAGTCTGAGGCCCCGCCACTCTTCAGCAGCTCAACCTGCTCTCGACTGCGAATGCAATTCATGTCCTGGATGGCAGAGCTCAGCAGCTGTTTCAGCAACACCAAGAGAGCCAGCAGGCATAGCGTGGTGCCTACCGCCAGCCTCCACTCCCCAGAGCGGCTGCTAGTGCTGTACAACAAGGCAATGCCACCTACCCCACAGGCCAGAATCAGGACCACAGCGACACCATAGCAAATGGATGATTTCCGGGGCTCCTGGAACCACCACAGCTCCACGTGTTCTTCCATGATATTCCTTTGGATCTGGTTGGCATTGGGAGGGGGTCTGGGTGCCCCCAATAACTCCAACTCAGGCATGGTGGACACTTACTTAGCTCATACACAAAAAGGATGATACAAGCTGCTATTCTAGGTGTCCGTTATGGCTATAATACGCCAGGAAGGCAGGACATTTCCCAGAGAGTGAAGTCCGCAACCCTCACTTTGCACCTGTTATGGCAAGCAATGCTAGAGTCCAAAGGGAGCAGCCCATCTGTTTATGTTGCTTATTACATGTAATCTGGGTTCTAGGCAGAAGAAGACGTCAGGCTCCTCTGTCGAAGGCAGAAAGCAAAGCCTGTTTCTGCATTTTGTAGCATACACATTTCCAAGTTCACCAGCTTCCAGATATTTATCTggaaaagaaataatgtccacaTGTTATAAAATGACA contains:
- the tmem125 gene encoding transmembrane protein 125, with the protein product MPELELLGAPRPPPNANQIQRNIMEEHVELWWFQEPRKSSICYGVAVVLILACGVGGIALLYSTSSRSGEWRLAVGTTLCLLALLVLLKQLLSSAIQDMNCIRSREQVELLKSGGASDCAVLLLTALVLLVCGTVLTVLSTTSMGTNTTPRPLASMFVSGIVLTASGAILLLSVLLYFMWTSCCSVGPRTRDAGNNHAVFMISGRISADQRLPPTSSMANLI
- the LOC103278680 gene encoding E3 ubiquitin-protein ligase TRIM56, encoding MATPNSTSLQDLIREDFLTCKICYDLYVVPKILPCLHSYCLGCLDPLMENGIVQCPECRLQIDVPGGATSLKTNFFINGLLELFQMKCNKDIKCTICSNVQKVVAAISRCLDCKDFLCQMCSQGHCCSRLTLHHKVVNLEEFLAGNYDSEVRFLQELYCQSHPQEALHFFCDTCSVPICRDCRMLDHFQHKVVSMASAVQRERPSVEQLIRNLQETITSISEQEKAVEEAMHKLKAEGECIRDQICNYVDDIMTYIFAQKESALAKLNGFLTGQMEQFCLSQKELQLQKDKATSTQEFSQRILCVGKDYEILYLEGMIRSRVEELQAYRPQQLQSQSPELSIAWDEPQQLSKAPLFSFVFPGELSRGDEPHLEPGNESFASLGDESGEVTASLSDSDENSSSVSDSSTESSSYADSQAKAEYNYSFEGDPSYTKEKPNITGIAVVPHTGQVLLLDQANDEIKQYSSYGQFEGVITLPSSNSAFCGISVCGKSLACSSESHLFFLTLDGLFLRKLQMRGSESSYALASYQDSYVAVSEGTLCSISLYSPSGWCVGRVQPNNYHGGKFLFIAVSSWEEFVVSDFIKKQIVIMQKSGLVLNVLQTSTSLLTKPFSVCVDEDRNLFVVDQFKVIQFSPDDETGKVVVDDLRMLRRPRVLAISNDNLILVREDGITDVYYL